From Mobula hypostoma chromosome 8, sMobHyp1.1, whole genome shotgun sequence, the proteins below share one genomic window:
- the prph2a gene encoding peripherin-2a produces the protein MAILKIKFNVQKRVKLAQGLWLLNWFCVIVGIVIFGMGLFLKIELRKRSELMDNEESHLVPNSLILVGLTACAINCFGGKFCYDSLDPAKYARWKSVLKFYLAFFLFFAFLTFITVLLCFLMRIYLEDTLAKGLKNGMKFYRDTDTPGRCFMKKTIDQLQIDFRCCGSNGFRDWFEIQWISNRYLDFSSKEVKDRIKSNVEGKYLVDGVPFSCCNPASPRPCIQQQITNNSAHYSYEFRSEELNLWTRGCKQALLNYYANMMHSIGALVLFGWVLEVTGMVGMQYLHTALDSIANPEDPDCESEGWLMEKGLKETIKSMLESIKELGKFNQVATTAEEEKKQEDTTVATVS, from the exons ATGGCCATTCTGAAAATCAAGTTCAACGTGCAGAAAAGGGTGAAATTGGCCCAGGGTCTGTGGCTGCTGAACTGGTTCTGTGTCATAGTCGGAATCGTCATCTTTGGAATGGGCTTGTTCCTCAAGATCGAGCTCAGGAAACGGAGCGAGCTAATGGACAACGAGGAGAGCCATTTGGTGCCCAACTCCCTGATACTGGTGGGTCTTACGGCCTGCGCCATCAACTGCTTTGGGGGCAAGTTTTGCTACGACTCACTCGATCCGGCTAAATACGCCCGATGGAAATCGGTGCTCAAGTTCTACCTGGCGTTCTTTTTGTTTTTCGCTTTTTTGACCTTCATCACCGTGTTGTTGTGCTTCCTGATGAGGATTTACCTGGAAGACACTCTAGCCAAAGGGCTAAAGAACGGCATGAAATTCTACAGGGATACCGACACCCCGGGCAGGTGCTTCATGAAGAAAACCATCGACCAGCTGCAGATAGATTTCCGCTGCTGCGGAAGCAACGGCTTCCGTGACTGGTTTGAAATCCAGTGGATCAGCAACAGATACCTGGACTTCAGCTCCAAGGAGGTGAAAGA CCGTATAAAGAGCAACGTTGAAGGGAAGTATCTGGTGGACGGGGTCCCATTCAGTTGCTGCAATCCGGCTTCCCCTCGACCCTGTATCCAGCAGCAGATCACCAATAATTCAGCCCATTACAGCTACGAATTCCGGTCAGAAGAGCTGAACTTGTGGACACGAGGATGCAAGCAAGCACTGCTCAATTACTATGCCAATATGATGCACTCAATTGGAGCTCTCGTCTTATTTGGTTGGGTACTGGAG GTAACAGGGATGGTTGGGATGCAGTATTTGCACACAGCCCTAGACAGCATTGCAAACCCTGAAGATCCTGACTGTGAAAGTGAGGGTTGGTTAATGGAGAAAGGCCTGAAGGAAACAATTAAATCTATGCTGGAAAGCATTAAAGAGCTGGGTAAGTTTAATCAAGTAGCCACAACAGCTGAAGAGGAGAAAAAGCAAGAGGATACGActgttgccacagtcagctga
- the tbcc gene encoding tubulin-specific chaperone C, with protein MALVGESEKPEQLAEEIPEYDRRKERMVETLQRRDQERQQGVERRKLAKDVMAVKEEKSNFFSAAFSEERSSIEALLAGCEGADSAALAHSFEEIAQKIQRLQKFVNDSMMFLSAYELRQAQTALQKLQAAVVEKREECLPKKKFAFKSRKKENVGPREAKPSSPCDGSTSQPRLIEQNLCGYSDADSQVLVRLAEEISGKDVLLTRLSNCVVKLLGSPNTLHIKNVTNSKVLCGPVSTSVFIDQSAGCTFAFACQQLRTHNTKDAKVYLHVTSRAIVEDCTGVSFAPFNWTYEGIDRDFEQAGLDRTKNNWNAIDDFNWLASDHSPNWSILPEESRITDWDEILAP; from the coding sequence ATGGCGCTGGTGGGGGAGAGTGAGAAGCCGGAGCAGTTAGCGGAAGAAATCCCCGAGTATGACCGGCGGAAGGAGAGGATGGTGGAGACCCTGCAGCGACGGGACCAGGAGCGGCAGCAGGGCGTGGAGCGGAGGAAGCTGGCCAAAGACGTGATGGCGGTGAAGGAGGAGAAGTCCAACTTCTTCAGCGCGGCCTTCTCGGAGGAGAGGTCGTCAATAGAGGCGCTGCTGGCGGGCTGCGAGGGCGCCGACAGCGCGGCACTCGCCCACAGCTTCGAGGAAATCGCCCAGAAGATACAGCGGCTGCAGAAGTTCGTCAACGACAGCATGATGTTCCTGTCGGCCTACGAGCTGCGCCAGGCCCAGACCGCCTTGCAGAAGTTGCAGGCGGCGGTGGTGGAGAAGCGGGAGGAGTGCCTGCCCAAGAAGAAGTTCGCATTCAAATCGCGCAAAAAAGAAAACGTCGGCCCCAGGGAGGCCAAACCCTCCTCCCCTTGTGACGGGAGCACCAGCCAGCCCAGGTTGATCGAGCAAAACCTCTGCGGCTACTCGGACGCTGACTCGCAGGTACTGGTCCGCTTGGCAGAGGAGATCAGCGGCAAGGACGTGCTTTTAACCAGGCTGTCCAACTGCGTAGTTAAGCTCCTCGGCTCGCCCAACACCCTGCACATCAAGAATGTCACCAATTCCAAGGTGTTGTGCGGACCTGTCTCGACCTCTGTGTTTATTGACCAATCTGCCGGCTGTACATTCGCTTTCGCATGCCAGCAACTGCGAACCCACAACACTAAGGATGCAAAGGTGTATCTGCATGTAACCAGCAGAGCCATCGTAGAAGATTGCACTGGAGTTTCTTTTGCACCGTTTAACTGGACGTATGAAGGCATCGACAGAGATTTTGAACAGGCAGGGTTAGACAGAACAAAGAACAATTGGAACGCTATTGACGATTTCAACTGGCTTGCGTCTGATCATTCTCCTAACTGGAGTATTTTGCCGGAGGAATCTCGAATAACTGATTGGGATGAAATCTTAGCTCCTTGA